A genomic window from Tolypothrix sp. PCC 7910 includes:
- a CDS encoding DUF2214 family protein produces MWGSAITAYLHYLGFMLAFGALIVESQFLKKDLSLESAWKVVMADAVYGLSATMILITGILRVVYFGKGTDYYLSNSVFYMKVSIFILVSLLSLYPTFSFLSWIKDLRNGKTPSLEFAKVQRISWMIKGELFGFTLIPLLAAVMARGIGVFSSISN; encoded by the coding sequence ATGTGGGGAAGTGCTATTACGGCTTATTTGCATTACTTAGGGTTCATGCTGGCTTTTGGCGCTTTGATTGTAGAAAGCCAATTTTTGAAGAAGGATCTTAGCCTAGAGTCAGCCTGGAAAGTTGTGATGGCTGATGCGGTTTATGGCTTATCTGCCACAATGATTCTGATTACAGGGATTCTGCGAGTCGTTTACTTTGGCAAAGGAACAGATTACTATCTCAGCAATTCGGTTTTCTATATGAAGGTGAGCATTTTTATCTTGGTAAGTTTGCTGTCTTTATATCCCACCTTTTCTTTTTTGTCTTGGATTAAAGATTTACGCAATGGCAAAACACCGAGTTTGGAATTCGCAAAGGTACAGCGAATTTCTTGGATGATTAAGGGAGAGTTATTTGGGTTCACTTTAATTCCTTTGCTCGCGGCTGTCATGGCAAGAGGAATTGGGGTGTTCTCTAGTATTTCTAATTAA
- a CDS encoding helix-turn-helix transcriptional regulator: MPTSSATTPHLIVAGFHALSDPLRISVLELLRQRELCVCDLCDALEVSQSKLSFHLKTLKEAGLVNSRQEGRWIYYSLNLPQFNVLNEYLADFQNQNLIVPTRSCCD; the protein is encoded by the coding sequence ATGCCAACCTCCTCTGCTACCACTCCCCATTTAATTGTTGCCGGCTTTCATGCGCTTTCCGACCCCTTAAGGATTAGCGTGTTGGAATTGCTGCGACAGCGAGAACTATGTGTATGTGATTTATGCGATGCTTTAGAGGTAAGTCAATCAAAGCTTTCCTTTCACCTCAAAACCTTAAAAGAAGCTGGCTTAGTTAACTCACGTCAAGAAGGACGCTGGATTTATTACAGCCTGAATTTGCCACAATTTAATGTCTTAAACGAGTATCTGGCAGATTTCCAAAATCAGAATTTAATTGTGCCTACCCGTTCTTGCTGCGATTAG
- the arsB gene encoding ACR3 family arsenite efflux transporter gives MSTNPQIKKAPVQVGNQLSFFERYLTIWVFLCIFIGIALGRLFPKVAVILDAISVYQVSIPIAICLFFMMYPIMVKIDFSQAANAIRTPKPVILTLVVNWLIKPFTMVVFAQFFLGWLFRPLITGSELIHGSEVTLTNSYIAGTILLGIAPCTAMVLLWGYLSYGNQGHTLVMVAVNSLTMLFLYAPLGRWLLAANDLAVPWQTIVLSVLIYVGLPLIAGMYSRYWILKNKGRDWFERKFLKYLSPIAITALLITLVLLFAFKGELIVNNPLHILLIAIPLFIQTNFIFLISYVIALKLNLSYEDAAPAALIGASNHFEVAIATAVMLFGLNSGAALATVVGVLIEVPVMLMLVEFCKRTAAWFPREPEKATLRDPRCISSFH, from the coding sequence ATGAGTACAAATCCACAGATAAAAAAAGCGCCTGTACAAGTGGGAAACCAGCTAAGTTTCTTTGAAAGATACCTCACAATTTGGGTATTTTTATGTATTTTCATAGGCATCGCATTAGGAAGATTATTTCCCAAAGTAGCAGTCATACTGGATGCAATCAGTGTTTATCAAGTATCAATTCCAATTGCAATCTGTCTATTTTTCATGATGTATCCCATCATGGTCAAGATTGATTTTTCTCAAGCTGCTAATGCTATTCGTACTCCTAAACCTGTAATTCTCACATTGGTTGTGAACTGGTTAATTAAACCATTTACGATGGTAGTATTTGCTCAGTTCTTTCTAGGATGGCTATTTCGTCCTTTAATTACAGGTAGTGAATTAATTCATGGTAGTGAAGTAACACTCACAAATTCTTACATTGCTGGGACAATTTTATTAGGTATTGCTCCTTGTACAGCAATGGTTTTGTTGTGGGGGTATCTTTCCTATGGTAATCAAGGTCATACCTTGGTCATGGTAGCAGTTAATTCTCTGACGATGCTATTTTTGTATGCACCTTTAGGCAGGTGGTTACTAGCAGCAAATGATTTAGCTGTTCCCTGGCAAACAATAGTTTTATCGGTGCTGATTTATGTTGGCTTGCCATTAATAGCAGGAATGTATAGCCGTTACTGGATTCTGAAAAATAAAGGTAGGGATTGGTTTGAGAGAAAATTTTTAAAATATCTCAGTCCAATTGCCATTACAGCTTTGTTAATTACTTTAGTTTTGCTATTTGCATTTAAAGGAGAATTAATAGTTAATAATCCCTTACACATCTTGTTAATTGCCATACCGCTATTTATCCAAACTAATTTCATTTTCTTAATTAGTTATGTCATAGCCTTGAAACTCAATTTATCTTATGAAGATGCCGCACCCGCAGCATTAATAGGAGCTAGCAATCACTTTGAAGTTGCGATCGCCACAGCTGTGATGCTGTTTGGTTTAAATTCTGGTGCAGCACTTGCCACAGTTGTAGGCGTTTTAATCGAAGTCCCAGTCATGT